The Rhododendron vialii isolate Sample 1 chromosome 8a, ASM3025357v1 genome has a window encoding:
- the LOC131335690 gene encoding uncharacterized protein LOC131335690 → MEELSTETNRKKRIRANSDFNSAEEKRVDSESPKSSPKRARKDSYLNSSEFVRVEWDEFGVNSPESNRIPDDILDILDDPDPVADSAIQDLDSVIKSFEEEILPHLPSPVDFPITVPEYVESQGDLGYLLEASDDELGLPPTAEKQITKTKSDDLTHLAPEALGSSEVFGFEGELSSYEPFGFEASEENDDFVAVGGLFRL, encoded by the coding sequence ATGGAAGAACTGAGCACCGAAACCAACAGAAAGAAGCGAATCCGAGCCAACTCGGATTTTAACTCGGCCGAGGAGAAACGAGTTGACTCGGAGAGCCCAAAGTCGAGTCCCAAGAGGGCCAGGAAGGACTCATATCTGAACTCGTCTGAGTTCGTCCGAGTTGAATGGGACGAGTTTGGAGTTAACTCGCCCGAGTCGAACCGGATCCCGGATGACATCCTGGACATCCTAGACGACCCAGACCCGGTGGCCGACTCGGCGATCCAAGATCTCGACTCGGTCATAAAAAGCTTCGAAGAAGAGATCCTCCCCCATTTGCCGTCGCCGGTGGATTTCCCGATCACCGTGCCGGAATACGTTGAGTCTCAGGGGGACCTCGGGTACCTTCTAGAAGCCTCGGACGACGAGCTTGGCCTGCCGCCGACAGCCGAGAAACAGATAACGAAGACCAAGTCGGACGATTTGACTCACCTTGCGCCGGAGGCGCTTGGATCGAGCGAAGTTTTTGGATTTGAAGGTGAGTTGTCGAGTTACGAGCCGTTTGGGTTTGAAGCCAGTGaagaaaatgatgattttgtggCGGTGGGAGGGTTGTTTAGACTGTAA